A genomic window from Candidatus Sulfotelmatobacter sp. includes:
- a CDS encoding energy transducer TonB, with amino-acid sequence MARARSAQVSRPPDEIWGSYNNYRSNGVAVSALLHMALIGLLLSGVFFGHQIVQAVAPRQIVTLIAPSPDTYTLPTAKKIVSGGGGGGDRDPLPAPKGHLPKAAMQQITPPVIVMRNEKPKLAVEPTVVVPPQVHLAENHMPNLGTPTAAVMPAAPPSNGIGSGGGIGSGSGGGVGVGHGPGVGVGSGGGIGGGVYKVGGGISAPEAISSPDPEYTDEARQAKKQGVCVLSLIVDEQGRPRDLHVVRGLGFGLDAKALDAVRQWRFQPALKDGKPVNVQISVEVEFRLY; translated from the coding sequence GTGGCACGGGCACGGAGCGCGCAGGTTTCTCGCCCACCCGACGAAATCTGGGGTAGCTATAACAATTATCGTTCGAATGGCGTCGCGGTCTCCGCTTTGCTGCATATGGCGCTCATCGGGCTGCTTTTGAGCGGAGTTTTTTTTGGGCACCAGATCGTGCAAGCGGTGGCTCCCCGGCAAATCGTGACCTTAATTGCTCCGTCGCCCGATACGTATACCTTGCCGACGGCGAAGAAGATTGTGAGCGGCGGCGGCGGCGGCGGCGATCGCGATCCTCTTCCTGCGCCGAAAGGGCATCTGCCCAAAGCGGCGATGCAACAGATCACGCCGCCGGTCATCGTGATGCGCAACGAGAAGCCTAAGCTTGCCGTCGAGCCTACGGTGGTGGTTCCACCCCAAGTTCACCTGGCGGAAAATCACATGCCGAACCTAGGCACTCCAACTGCGGCAGTCATGCCGGCGGCTCCGCCTTCCAACGGGATCGGGTCAGGCGGTGGCATTGGTTCCGGTTCAGGCGGCGGCGTTGGGGTTGGCCATGGGCCTGGCGTTGGGGTTGGTTCCGGTGGCGGCATCGGCGGGGGAGTCTACAAAGTCGGCGGTGGCATTTCCGCCCCGGAGGCAATTTCTTCGCCCGATCCCGAATATACGGACGAGGCCCGACAGGCCAAGAAACAGGGGGTATGTGTGCTCTCGCTGATCGTTGACGAGCAAGGCCGTCCCCGCGACCTCCACGTGGTGCGGGGTCTGGGCTTCGGTCTGGATGCAAAAGCATTGGATGCCGTACGCCAGTGGCGTTTTCAACCAGCCCTGAAAGACGGGAAACCTGTGAATGTTCAGATCAGCGTAGAGGTGGAATTCCGCCTGTACTAA
- a CDS encoding lmo0937 family membrane protein: MLWTIVALLLILWLLGMVSSYTLGGFIHILLVLAVIAVLIRLIQGRTPV, from the coding sequence ATGCTCTGGACAATCGTAGCTTTGCTGCTGATTCTGTGGTTGCTGGGGATGGTCAGTTCTTACACCTTAGGCGGATTCATTCACATTCTTCTCGTGCTGGCCGTGATCGCGGTTCTCATACGCCTGATTCAAGGCCGAACCCCGGTGTAA
- a CDS encoding PRC-barrel domain-containing protein, whose protein sequence is MKVAHYGTLKNTTISDAAEDIRGSHLYGSNDEKLGKIDDVIFDHANGTIRYIVVDTGGWLTTKKFIVPADRLHLSAKHKDDFETPLSKEQIERFPPYKQSDLDSENTWADYEGRYRSKWESDPVMHRVGTDRNLTPTTLQMPGNSRSEAAAAEAHGWASGTESAPFDDEFETPVVEQDLDTAEIEAASEPTERAVPAGTDSVVIANSATGIGGRWDTFQSRLRERRKEAVASCGTCTGESATKRGAESVETLRKAV, encoded by the coding sequence ATGAAAGTGGCACACTACGGCACTCTAAAAAACACGACAATCTCAGACGCTGCCGAAGATATTCGCGGCTCCCACCTATACGGATCGAACGATGAAAAGTTAGGCAAGATTGACGATGTTATCTTCGATCATGCGAACGGCACGATTCGCTATATCGTCGTCGATACCGGCGGCTGGCTGACCACCAAGAAATTCATTGTTCCGGCTGACCGGCTTCACTTATCTGCTAAGCACAAAGACGATTTCGAGACCCCATTGAGCAAGGAACAGATTGAGCGCTTTCCTCCTTACAAGCAATCCGACCTGGATTCAGAAAACACGTGGGCCGACTATGAGGGTCGCTACCGCTCCAAATGGGAAAGCGATCCCGTAATGCATCGCGTAGGGACCGATCGCAATCTCACTCCTACAACTTTGCAAATGCCGGGAAACTCTCGATCGGAAGCGGCAGCCGCCGAGGCGCATGGATGGGCTTCCGGCACGGAATCAGCTCCTTTCGATGATGAGTTCGAAACGCCGGTGGTCGAGCAAGACCTCGATACAGCCGAAATTGAAGCGGCGTCAGAGCCGACCGAACGGGCTGTACCCGCCGGTACCGACTCGGTCGTGATCGCGAATAGTGCGACTGGAATCGGGGGCCGTTGGGATACTTTTCAGAGTCGCCTGCGCGAACGCCGCAAGGAAGCAGTTGCGAGCTGCGGGACCTGCACCGGCGAGTCTGCCACGAAGCGCGGGGCCGAGAGCGTCGAAACCCTGCGGAAGGCGGTTTAA
- a CDS encoding ferritin-like domain-containing protein has translation MQKNLLRQLYVDELRDLYSAETQIVRALPKLAKAAGSAELRQAFEEHLRQTSEQVSRLEQIFEMLEEKPTGKKCLGMEGLVKEGAETMKESYDGALMDAALIAAAQRVEHYEIAGYGTVRTFAELLGESGQVELIAQTLQEEKETDEKLTRLAEQLNPQAGQPEFAQQPGASKRGSKQAA, from the coding sequence ATGCAAAAGAATCTATTAAGGCAGCTCTATGTCGACGAACTGAGAGATTTGTATAGCGCGGAAACGCAGATTGTCCGGGCGCTGCCAAAACTGGCCAAGGCAGCGGGGAGCGCCGAGTTGCGTCAGGCGTTTGAGGAACACTTGCGCCAAACGTCGGAGCAGGTTTCCCGGCTGGAACAGATCTTCGAAATGCTGGAAGAGAAGCCTACGGGCAAGAAGTGTCTCGGGATGGAAGGACTCGTCAAAGAAGGGGCCGAGACGATGAAGGAAAGCTATGACGGCGCCCTGATGGATGCGGCTCTCATCGCCGCGGCGCAAAGAGTGGAGCATTATGAGATCGCGGGCTACGGGACGGTCCGAACTTTTGCCGAGCTTCTCGGGGAGAGCGGTCAGGTAGAGCTGATTGCGCAGACGCTTCAGGAAGAGAAAGAAACCGACGAAAAGCTGACACGACTGGCGGAGCAGCTCAACCCACAAGCCGGACAGCCGGAATTTGCCCAGCAACCCGGCGCAAGCAAGAGGGGATCGAAACAAGCGGCATGA
- a CDS encoding multicopper oxidase domain-containing protein, protein MAVVRILQALRLWFVWLFFLASPCLAATRHYYIAAEDVTWDYAPSGRNLLNGTPIPQTLATKLRWSKSRFVEYTDNTFTVQKRQPEWLGILGPVIRAEVGDEVVIDFLNRGHTSHDMHPHGLRYDKNNEGSLYLPFGKGAQVSPGNRFTYHWFANSSSGPGRGQLSSAVWWYHSHVDPGVEINAGLLGPIIVTAKGKAKPDGSPKDVDREFIASFMIFNELGGKPQGQFYAINGFIFGNLPGLTMKQGEKVRWYLLGMGNEIDVHTPHWHGETVSDGVRNTDVIELLPGSMTAVDMLADNPGTWMFHCHVEDHMEGGMMAVYTIYASPRRACPIAFGEGDFWKHPENFTLTVKNIGSKPITSLTITSEMLLAPQDLRRPFNGEWRSDKTILPGQEQSLEKPGIRAASAQSVIGWVFFPYSVKYEDGTNWRAESEGECFHVIWRDENHPDLPVLPPRQIEMNSD, encoded by the coding sequence ATGGCGGTCGTGAGAATCCTGCAAGCGCTCAGGCTGTGGTTCGTCTGGCTTTTCTTTTTAGCTTCTCCCTGCCTGGCAGCAACACGGCACTACTACATCGCAGCGGAAGACGTGACCTGGGACTATGCGCCGAGCGGCCGCAATCTGTTGAACGGCACTCCCATTCCGCAAACCCTGGCAACGAAGCTGCGCTGGTCCAAGTCCCGCTTTGTGGAATATACCGACAACACCTTCACGGTGCAGAAGCGCCAACCGGAGTGGCTGGGAATTCTCGGTCCTGTGATTCGCGCGGAAGTGGGGGACGAGGTTGTAATCGACTTTCTCAATCGCGGACACACCAGCCACGATATGCATCCGCATGGCCTGCGTTACGATAAGAACAACGAGGGTTCGCTGTATTTACCCTTCGGCAAAGGCGCCCAGGTTTCTCCTGGGAATCGCTTCACGTACCACTGGTTCGCTAATTCGAGCAGCGGTCCCGGCCGCGGCCAGTTGAGTTCGGCGGTGTGGTGGTATCACTCCCACGTCGATCCAGGCGTAGAAATCAATGCTGGTTTGTTGGGACCGATTATCGTCACGGCCAAGGGTAAGGCGAAACCCGACGGATCGCCCAAGGACGTGGACCGCGAATTCATTGCGTCGTTCATGATCTTCAACGAACTGGGAGGGAAGCCCCAGGGGCAGTTTTACGCCATCAACGGATTCATCTTCGGCAATCTTCCCGGATTGACCATGAAGCAAGGAGAAAAAGTCCGCTGGTACTTGCTGGGGATGGGAAATGAGATCGACGTACACACGCCTCATTGGCACGGCGAAACGGTCAGCGACGGAGTTCGCAACACCGACGTGATCGAACTCCTTCCCGGAAGCATGACTGCGGTCGACATGCTCGCCGACAATCCGGGGACCTGGATGTTCCACTGCCATGTAGAAGATCACATGGAGGGTGGAATGATGGCCGTGTATACGATCTACGCTTCGCCCAGGCGGGCTTGCCCGATTGCTTTTGGGGAAGGGGATTTCTGGAAGCATCCGGAAAACTTTACGCTGACCGTCAAGAACATCGGCAGCAAACCGATTACCAGCCTTACGATCACGTCCGAGATGCTATTGGCGCCTCAGGATTTGCGGCGACCGTTCAACGGCGAGTGGAGATCGGACAAAACCATTTTGCCCGGCCAGGAACAGAGCCTGGAGAAACCAGGCATTCGTGCGGCCAGCGCCCAATCCGTCATCGGCTGGGTATTCTTTCCCTATTCGGTGAAATACGAAGATGGCACGAACTGGCGCGCCGAAAGCGAAGGCGAGTGCTTTCATGTGATTTGGAGAGATGAAAATCATCCCGACCTGCCGGTATTGCCGCCCCGACAGATCGAGATGAATTCCGACTGA
- a CDS encoding sigma-70 family RNA polymerase sigma factor: MATCAISATEVMPATGINGRDDSQLSLVKRAQAGDEQAFAALFQQHKSRVYSVCLLMTKDVAEAEDLTQEAFLQVFRTVGSFRGEAAFSTWLYRVAVNTVLMKLRRRKSPPTVSMDEPVSADSPSLHRDFGKDDLDLAGVVDRIALRRALDELPEGCRTIFALHEVEGYQHHEIAQLLDCSIGNSKSQLHKAKLKMRDLLFPKRRILGRRAQRNLTGQNSRPLTLAKVSAK; the protein is encoded by the coding sequence GTGGCGACTTGTGCGATTTCTGCAACCGAAGTCATGCCCGCGACCGGCATTAACGGTCGCGATGATTCCCAGCTCAGCCTGGTCAAACGTGCCCAGGCGGGCGACGAGCAGGCCTTTGCAGCATTGTTTCAGCAACACAAGAGTCGCGTCTATTCAGTATGCCTACTGATGACGAAAGATGTCGCAGAAGCTGAAGATCTGACCCAGGAAGCCTTTCTGCAGGTGTTTCGAACCGTTGGGTCGTTTCGTGGGGAAGCGGCCTTCTCGACCTGGCTGTATCGGGTCGCAGTCAACACGGTGCTCATGAAGCTGCGCCGCCGCAAATCGCCGCCCACAGTCTCAATGGATGAGCCCGTAAGCGCTGACTCGCCTTCGCTGCACCGCGATTTCGGGAAAGACGATCTGGATCTCGCCGGTGTGGTCGATCGCATCGCTTTACGGCGCGCGTTGGACGAACTGCCAGAGGGATGTCGGACGATTTTCGCGCTCCATGAAGTTGAAGGCTATCAACACCATGAGATCGCACAGTTGCTGGACTGCTCCATCGGTAACTCGAAATCGCAACTGCACAAGGCGAAATTGAAAATGCGGGATCTGCTTTTCCCGAAACGGAGAATCCTGGGACGCCGTGCGCAAAGAAACCTGACCGGGCAGAATTCGCGACCCCTGACGCTGGCGAAGGTATCGGCTAAGTAA
- a CDS encoding alkaline phosphatase family protein encodes MKTRYWFLLTWLSFLSALTLAGCATGLRSTTPAGLTNVNHIIIFVQENRSFDHYFGAMRQYWAQNGIADQSFDGLPQFNPASGIAPLQAAAPAIPGCDPSQPYPASDVCVPDTSNPVTSFHFASECQEEQSPFWNESHVDWDYNDPEGNSAAALNGFVISAGNDARQQSPVLMDTNGVRAMGYLDSSDLNYYYFMASNFATSDRWFSPAMDRTQINRMYLLAATSAGHAHPLVAPETPLTNTTIFEALQNAGITWKIYVDTDGTTCGSAPTASCLLNYSYINEFAYGATIVGSPTLSQNLVSLTQFTTDLQNGTLPQVALIEPPSSAGLDEHPSDYDTSAPVDVQAGAQFASSLINALMTSSSWSDSVMLFTYDEAGGFYDHVSPQPMASPDGIAPLDLAPGDICDSTGTTGGGTCNFNYTGYRIPLIVISPFAKKNFVSHQVRDYTAMLALIEERFNLPSLTQRDATQPDMSEFFDFTNKPWATPPTPPAQVMTGQCTLTPPTP; translated from the coding sequence ATGAAGACCCGTTACTGGTTTTTGCTGACCTGGTTGTCTTTTTTGTCAGCCCTTACTCTGGCCGGTTGTGCGACAGGTCTACGGTCGACGACACCGGCTGGTCTCACCAACGTGAACCATATTATTATTTTTGTGCAAGAGAATCGTTCGTTCGATCACTACTTCGGCGCGATGCGCCAATACTGGGCGCAGAACGGTATCGCGGATCAATCGTTCGACGGTTTGCCCCAGTTCAACCCGGCAAGTGGAATTGCTCCTTTGCAGGCGGCAGCTCCCGCGATTCCGGGGTGCGATCCTTCCCAGCCCTATCCCGCGTCTGATGTTTGTGTTCCAGACACCAGCAATCCGGTTACTTCGTTTCACTTCGCGTCGGAATGCCAGGAGGAGCAGAGCCCTTTCTGGAACGAGAGTCATGTGGATTGGGACTATAACGATCCGGAAGGTAATAGCGCTGCCGCTCTGAATGGATTCGTGATCTCGGCCGGGAATGACGCGCGTCAGCAGTCGCCTGTCCTGATGGATACAAATGGCGTGCGTGCCATGGGGTATCTGGACTCGAGCGATCTGAACTACTACTACTTCATGGCTTCGAATTTCGCGACGTCTGATCGGTGGTTTTCTCCTGCCATGGATCGTACTCAGATCAATCGCATGTACCTTCTCGCGGCCACATCGGCCGGGCATGCGCATCCGCTGGTCGCGCCCGAAACGCCGCTCACAAATACGACTATTTTTGAAGCTTTACAGAATGCCGGCATCACTTGGAAAATCTATGTTGATACCGATGGCACGACCTGCGGGTCGGCCCCTACAGCATCATGCCTGCTCAACTATTCCTATATCAATGAGTTCGCTTATGGAGCGACGATTGTAGGCAGTCCGACGCTCTCGCAAAACCTGGTGTCGTTAACGCAATTTACGACCGACCTCCAGAACGGAACACTGCCCCAGGTGGCGCTGATTGAGCCGCCCTCGAGCGCCGGACTGGACGAGCATCCGTCCGATTACGACACGTCCGCCCCGGTCGATGTGCAAGCCGGAGCCCAATTCGCTTCCAGTTTGATCAACGCCTTAATGACGAGTTCCAGTTGGAGCGATTCCGTCATGCTCTTTACTTACGACGAAGCTGGAGGATTTTACGATCATGTTTCGCCCCAGCCGATGGCCAGTCCCGACGGCATTGCGCCGTTGGACCTGGCGCCAGGCGACATTTGCGATTCAACCGGCACGACTGGAGGCGGGACCTGCAACTTCAATTACACCGGATACCGTATTCCGCTGATCGTGATCTCGCCTTTCGCCAAGAAGAATTTCGTTTCCCACCAGGTGCGCGACTATACTGCCATGCTCGCATTGATTGAGGAGCGCTTCAACCTGCCCTCGTTGACCCAACGCGATGCGACTCAGCCGGACATGAGCGAGTTCTTTGACTTCACCAACAAACCTTGGGCGACGCCGCCAACGCCGCCGGCTCAGGTCATGACGGGGCAATGCACTCTAACGCCTCCGACTCCCTGA
- a CDS encoding response regulator transcription factor, with protein MKLRILLADDHEIVRKGLRALLEKHEGWEVCGEASDGREAVEKALQLRPDVVILDIGMPNLNGLDTTRQLLQHDSQFKVIVLTITDSDQVIREALDAGARGFVLKSDAARDLVSAVEALQSKRMFFTPRVNDLVLAGFLEKGHSVSRNEAPKLPTLTAREREITQLLAEGNSSKEVACLLNLSTKTVETHRSNIMRKLSFHSIRDLVVYAIKNNLIQIEVPPPPKAPPGPTGPTAA; from the coding sequence ATGAAGTTAAGAATTTTATTGGCCGACGACCACGAAATTGTACGGAAAGGGCTGCGTGCCCTGCTGGAAAAGCACGAGGGCTGGGAAGTGTGCGGCGAAGCCAGCGATGGCCGCGAGGCCGTCGAGAAAGCGCTCCAGTTGAGGCCCGATGTCGTCATTCTGGATATCGGAATGCCCAATCTGAACGGACTGGATACTACTCGACAGTTGCTGCAGCACGATTCGCAATTCAAAGTGATTGTGCTGACCATCACCGATTCCGATCAAGTCATTCGTGAGGCCCTGGACGCAGGAGCGCGAGGTTTTGTCTTGAAATCAGACGCAGCACGCGACTTGGTCTCGGCGGTAGAAGCGCTGCAAAGTAAGCGCATGTTCTTCACTCCACGCGTCAACGATCTGGTGCTGGCAGGGTTTCTGGAGAAAGGGCACTCGGTTTCACGAAACGAAGCGCCTAAGCTTCCAACTTTGACCGCTCGCGAACGCGAGATTACGCAGTTGCTGGCCGAAGGCAACAGCTCGAAGGAAGTCGCATGCCTTCTGAACCTCAGCACGAAGACGGTCGAAACCCACCGCAGCAATATCATGCGGAAACTAAGCTTCCATTCCATCCGTGATCTGGTAGTGTACGCGATCAAGAATAATCTCATTCAGATTGAGGTGCCGCCTCCACCAAAAGCACCGCCCGGCCCCACCGGCCCGACAGCGGCTTAA
- a CDS encoding mechanosensitive ion channel domain-containing protein, producing the protein MVFHLAEWRAFAFSAGEIATAFVVALLIHFILFRAARRFTLHKQTVLAHAVLHCEQPARLILLSLLELAVVPFLPGSVNFKAGLRHAIGLCLVGAVAWFLVALVDVVEAVLAYKYSMELAENIEARRVRTQVLVLRRLVVVVIIVMAIATMLMTFPSIRHIGESLFASAGLAAVVAGLAARTMLSNLFAGVQIALTQPIRLEDAVVVEGEWGWVEEITTTFVVVRIWDLRRLVLPISYFIEKPFQNWTRRNADLLGTVFLYTDYSAPVEELRQELHRILTSSGMWDGKAWGLQVTNATDRTLELRALMSAPNGSRAWDLRCLVRERLVQFLQQNYPESLPRTRADVQAVNARVGEDGTQHTSDLSSDSKSHSAKVA; encoded by the coding sequence ATGGTTTTTCATTTAGCCGAGTGGCGCGCCTTCGCATTTTCGGCCGGGGAGATTGCCACCGCTTTTGTAGTCGCGCTCCTCATTCACTTCATCCTCTTTCGTGCTGCCCGGCGCTTCACTCTCCATAAGCAGACCGTGCTCGCCCACGCGGTCCTCCATTGCGAGCAACCCGCGAGGCTGATCTTACTGTCGCTGTTGGAACTCGCGGTCGTGCCATTTCTTCCAGGAAGTGTGAACTTTAAGGCCGGTCTTCGCCATGCGATTGGCCTGTGTTTAGTCGGCGCTGTCGCCTGGTTCCTGGTCGCGCTGGTGGATGTGGTGGAGGCGGTTCTTGCCTACAAGTATTCCATGGAATTGGCCGAGAACATCGAGGCACGCCGCGTGCGCACTCAGGTTCTGGTGCTTCGTCGCCTGGTTGTGGTCGTGATTATTGTGATGGCGATTGCGACCATGTTGATGACCTTCCCCTCGATCCGACATATAGGCGAGAGCCTCTTTGCGTCAGCCGGTCTCGCCGCGGTGGTCGCGGGGCTCGCGGCCCGCACCATGCTTTCTAACCTGTTCGCCGGAGTGCAAATCGCGCTGACCCAGCCGATCCGACTGGAAGACGCGGTGGTGGTCGAGGGCGAATGGGGCTGGGTCGAAGAGATCACCACAACTTTTGTCGTGGTACGAATCTGGGATCTTCGCCGCCTCGTCCTGCCCATCTCTTATTTCATTGAAAAGCCATTTCAGAATTGGACTCGCCGCAACGCCGACCTGCTCGGCACAGTATTCCTTTACACCGACTATTCCGCCCCAGTCGAAGAGCTGCGTCAGGAACTTCACCGTATCCTGACCTCTTCCGGCATGTGGGACGGCAAGGCCTGGGGTTTGCAGGTCACCAATGCTACCGACCGCACTCTCGAACTGCGCGCTCTCATGAGTGCGCCGAACGGCTCACGCGCCTGGGACCTGCGGTGCCTGGTACGGGAAAGGCTCGTGCAATTCCTACAACAGAACTATCCGGAAAGCCTGCCCAGGACCCGGGCCGACGTTCAGGCCGTTAACGCTCGCGTTGGCGAAGATGGGACGCAGCACACTTCCGATTTGTCCTCGGATTCCAAATCGCATTCCGCCAAAGTGGCGTGA
- a CDS encoding DUF3309 family protein, with protein sequence MLTILLVVLILMLLGALPTWPYSRSWGYYPSGGLGLVVVVVLVLLLVGRV encoded by the coding sequence ATGTTAACCATCCTTCTAGTCGTGTTGATCTTGATGTTATTGGGCGCGTTGCCCACTTGGCCCTATAGCCGATCTTGGGGATATTACCCGAGCGGTGGATTAGGCCTCGTTGTTGTGGTCGTGTTGGTACTGCTACTTGTCGGAAGAGTATGA
- a CDS encoding response regulator transcription factor: MLRILIADDHEVARRGIRALLEGHPGWEVCGEAKDGREAVELASSMNPDLILLDIGMPVLNGLEAARQILATSPEAAVLILTMHDTDQVVREVLRAGVRGFVLKSDAGRDLLSAVEALMRQRTFFTTKVSQMVLDGFLDRDNREEQREDTGDVLTTREREVIQLLAEGKTSKEVAVTLNLSVKTAETHRTNLMRKLNLHSVADLTRYAVRNGIVQVF; this comes from the coding sequence ATGCTTCGAATCCTGATTGCGGACGATCACGAAGTGGCACGGCGAGGCATTCGCGCTCTTCTGGAAGGTCACCCAGGCTGGGAGGTCTGCGGCGAAGCCAAAGACGGGCGCGAGGCGGTCGAACTTGCAAGCAGCATGAATCCGGACTTGATTCTCCTGGATATCGGCATGCCCGTCCTGAACGGACTGGAGGCCGCCAGACAAATCTTGGCGACGTCGCCGGAGGCTGCCGTGCTGATTCTAACCATGCACGATACGGATCAGGTCGTGCGCGAGGTTTTGCGCGCCGGCGTCCGCGGATTTGTCCTCAAATCCGATGCGGGCCGCGATCTGCTATCGGCGGTCGAGGCGCTGATGCGACAGAGGACGTTTTTCACGACCAAAGTCAGCCAAATGGTATTAGATGGCTTTCTGGATCGTGACAATCGGGAAGAGCAGAGGGAGGACACTGGCGATGTTCTCACCACCCGCGAACGCGAGGTTATCCAGTTGCTGGCCGAGGGCAAGACCAGCAAGGAGGTCGCGGTTACCCTCAATCTGAGTGTGAAGACAGCGGAAACCCATCGCACAAATCTGATGCGCAAACTCAATCTACATTCAGTGGCCGACCTAACCCGGTATGCTGTGAGGAATGGAATTGTCCAGGTTTTCTGA
- a CDS encoding response regulator transcription factor, whose protein sequence is MTIRILLVDDHPIVRQGLKTLLEGRSGWEVIGEASDGAEAVEKARDLRPDVMVLDVTMPRMNGLEACRVLRTQSPQLEILFVTQHDSPQMMREALEAGARGYVVKSNAARDLLQAVEAVSQHRVFTALNGREAAGLR, encoded by the coding sequence ATGACAATTCGGATATTGCTGGTCGACGACCATCCGATCGTACGACAGGGCTTGAAGACTCTCCTCGAAGGCCGCAGTGGCTGGGAAGTGATTGGGGAGGCGTCGGACGGCGCCGAGGCCGTGGAAAAAGCGAGAGATTTGCGGCCCGACGTGATGGTGCTTGATGTCACCATGCCGCGCATGAATGGTCTGGAAGCGTGCCGTGTGCTGCGAACCCAATCGCCTCAATTGGAGATTCTATTTGTAACCCAGCACGATTCCCCGCAAATGATGCGCGAGGCGCTGGAGGCTGGGGCCAGAGGTTATGTTGTCAAGTCCAACGCCGCCCGCGATTTATTGCAGGCGGTGGAAGCGGTCAGTCAACATCGTGTTTTTACCGCACTGAATGGGCGAGAAGCTGCGGGCTTGCGTTAG
- a CDS encoding CsbD family protein — translation MNKDRVEGKIKDVAGRVERQAGEWTDDPAKQVKGAAKQVEGKVQNAMGKVEDAGKKADRSATAPARASDSDDPADESVRPRR, via the coding sequence ATGAATAAGGATAGAGTCGAAGGCAAGATTAAGGATGTCGCTGGGCGGGTCGAACGTCAGGCGGGAGAATGGACTGATGACCCGGCGAAACAAGTAAAAGGTGCGGCCAAGCAGGTCGAAGGCAAAGTGCAGAATGCCATGGGCAAGGTCGAGGACGCCGGCAAGAAAGCTGACCGGTCCGCCACCGCTCCCGCGCGCGCTTCAGATTCAGATGACCCGGCCGACGAATCCGTTCGCCCTCGCCGCTAG
- a CDS encoding response regulator transcription factor, with the protein MIRILLVDDNPSVRHYLRAILEQQVSWRVCGEARTGAEALQKVLEAPPDLILLDYQMPDLNGVDVAKQISEMFPRIPILMVTLHLSRQLADAARLAGVRGACAKQDIGSVVEAVEVLLRQEMYFPAIPAG; encoded by the coding sequence GTGATTCGTATTCTTCTGGTCGATGACAATCCGTCGGTCCGACACTACTTGCGGGCGATCCTCGAGCAGCAGGTTTCATGGAGGGTTTGCGGGGAAGCCCGAACCGGCGCGGAAGCGTTGCAGAAGGTATTGGAAGCTCCACCCGATTTGATTCTGCTGGATTACCAGATGCCCGACTTGAATGGGGTCGATGTGGCGAAGCAGATTAGCGAGATGTTCCCGAGGATACCGATCCTGATGGTGACGCTTCACCTTTCGCGTCAACTGGCCGACGCGGCACGTCTCGCGGGCGTGCGCGGAGCATGCGCGAAGCAAGACATCGGTTCGGTGGTAGAGGCCGTCGAGGTGTTGTTGCGCCAGGAAATGTACTTTCCGGCAATCCCAGCGGGCTGA